A part of Candidatus Krumholzibacteriia bacterium genomic DNA contains:
- a CDS encoding methyl-accepting chemotaxis protein — protein sequence MSLRSPIHSLRWRSRLVALAMVVSTVAVAVPLGLDAHESLVASRRGAEVARAMGALHRVTAALQVERAATVHVELGQSVIDLPSPERARERTDTAVESALRISATAGFVEAWDHFERAAGRLDPIRSMADPGGESVRLTVDAYDEVIDAAHRVMAGALERVHETPVHLQAERLHLLEVARENLQREYDRTLRWFASPADSGLRTEAAYARGRAHVLFEALRTKLGGTPRSRLDEALAIGRDPMVERIRGAVDRGVLPQDAHVVECLPLVDRANTILLDVERELGRRQIESADAAHRAALLRAVGVLIALVAVAVSYLMAMRGFRRHVMRPLHEIGTVSERLAMGDMDVDIRISRDREFVRVQAGLEQTRAYYRELARAMSGIADGDLRHHHVPRSSSDELGHIAARMIEGLRGLVGEIRSTSRMLREESARMSRASQQSKVAVVAATEESQSLSSAVEHMHASIQEIALSASESTHVVTSAHDAVARAEASVRELTASSDEIGEVLALIDDIAEQTNLLALNATIEAARAGEVGKGFAVVATEVKNLAEQTARATEEVGEKVSGIRERVGAAMSDMEAISGGIDKVHKMSESLAKAVNTQSGTTGEISMSVTSMHQSTEMSRATTESAGQAIEELRGLGDALGGLIERFQLREEDAAAVASEEEVDLGDSFEQF from the coding sequence GCCTGGATGCCCACGAATCCCTGGTGGCGAGTCGCCGCGGCGCGGAGGTCGCGCGAGCCATGGGGGCACTGCACCGAGTGACGGCAGCCCTGCAGGTCGAACGGGCGGCCACCGTGCACGTCGAGCTCGGTCAGTCGGTCATCGATCTTCCCTCTCCGGAGCGGGCCCGCGAGCGCACCGACACCGCCGTCGAGAGCGCGCTCCGGATCTCCGCAACCGCAGGCTTCGTCGAGGCCTGGGATCACTTCGAGCGGGCGGCGGGAAGGCTCGATCCGATACGATCCATGGCCGACCCGGGGGGCGAGTCGGTCCGCCTGACCGTGGACGCCTACGACGAGGTGATCGATGCGGCCCATCGGGTCATGGCCGGTGCGCTGGAGCGCGTCCACGAAACGCCCGTGCACCTCCAGGCCGAACGGCTGCACCTGCTGGAGGTGGCGCGGGAGAATCTGCAGCGCGAGTACGACCGGACCCTGCGCTGGTTCGCTTCACCCGCCGATTCCGGTCTGCGGACCGAGGCGGCCTACGCGCGCGGCCGGGCCCACGTTCTCTTCGAGGCCCTGCGGACGAAGCTGGGCGGCACGCCCCGGTCGCGGCTCGACGAGGCCCTGGCGATCGGTCGGGATCCGATGGTCGAGAGGATCCGCGGCGCGGTCGATCGTGGCGTCCTGCCGCAGGACGCGCACGTGGTCGAGTGTCTTCCCCTGGTGGATCGGGCCAACACGATCCTGCTCGACGTCGAGAGGGAACTCGGGCGCCGCCAGATCGAGTCGGCGGACGCAGCGCATCGGGCCGCGCTGCTGCGTGCGGTCGGTGTCCTGATCGCTCTGGTCGCCGTCGCCGTGTCCTACCTGATGGCGATGCGTGGGTTCCGACGCCACGTCATGCGTCCGCTGCACGAGATCGGCACCGTGTCCGAGCGCCTGGCAATGGGCGACATGGACGTCGACATCCGGATCTCGCGCGATCGGGAGTTCGTGCGTGTCCAGGCCGGACTGGAGCAGACACGCGCGTACTACCGCGAGCTCGCCCGGGCCATGTCCGGGATCGCCGACGGCGATCTCAGGCACCACCACGTGCCCCGCTCGAGCAGCGACGAGCTCGGCCATATCGCGGCCCGCATGATCGAGGGTCTTCGCGGGCTGGTGGGCGAGATCCGGTCGACGAGTCGAATGCTCCGCGAGGAGTCCGCGCGGATGTCCCGCGCCAGTCAGCAGTCGAAGGTGGCGGTCGTCGCCGCCACCGAGGAGTCGCAGAGCCTGTCGAGCGCGGTCGAACACATGCACGCGAGCATCCAGGAGATCGCGCTGAGCGCGAGTGAGTCGACACATGTGGTGACGTCGGCCCACGACGCCGTCGCGAGGGCCGAGGCCAGCGTGCGCGAACTCACCGCGAGCAGCGACGAGATCGGTGAGGTCCTGGCCCTGATCGACGACATCGCCGAGCAGACCAATCTGCTCGCGCTGAACGCGACGATCGAGGCGGCCCGCGCCGGCGAGGTGGGCAAGGGATTCGCCGTGGTCGCCACCGAGGTCAAGAACCTGGCCGAGCAGACCGCCCGCGCGACAGAAGAGGTGGGCGAGAAGGTCTCCGGAATCCGCGAGAGGGTGGGTGCGGCCATGAGCGACATGGAGGCGATCAGTGGGGGCATCGACAAGGTGCACAAGATGTCGGAGTCGCTCGCCAAGGCCGTGAACACCCAGAGTGGGACGACCGGCGAGATCAGCATGAGCGTCACGTCGATGCACCAGAGCACGGAGATGTCGCGGGCCACCACCGAGTCCGCCGGGCAGGCGATCGAGGAGCTCCGGGGTCTGGGCGATGCCCTGGGTGGACTGATCGAACGTTTCCAGCTCCGCGAAGAGGACGCGGCCGCCGTTGCCTCCGAGGAGGAGGTCGACCTCGGAGACTCCTTCGAACAGTTCTGA